TCATGACGAATCATATGTCATAAAAGAAAAACTGCATGTGTTAACATGATAAATATGATGCGCTGATGTCCAATCACAATTTCAGACTGAAACTGAGAACATAGTCTTCGCTACTCTAATGATGACACAGTTAACTTAGGCAAAGTTCATAAATTAATAAACTATAtcaaaaacttaaaaataacaTAGGATTCAAGAAATGTAATATTTTCTGGAggatgaaaatataaaatactaTGAAATTATGAAGAAATAACTGAAATATAATATATCATTCTGTGAACAAATAGATACAATGCAACTTAAATATTTTaccttttcattttcatgtcCTGACTCCCCAACCCAAAGCTTTCCATCTGAATCTCTTAGGCAAACAGCAGTGTGACCAGCATAAGCTCCACTAACCCACTTCTCTAGAGTCTCGAAAGCGCCCCAGCGACCCCGGATTTTTGAAACAGCAAGGAAATCTCCAGATTGAATGCCATCAATGCTGATATTTGTAACCCAAGGCTGAGGGCGTTCTTCAAAAGAGGCTCCCATATGTTTCTCCAGAAAAGCAATATTGGAGTTCTCGCCCCATCCAGTATTTGTAAATAAAGGGAAGACCTCCCAAAGTGCTTGAACGGTCCCCAACATCCCAGCTTTCATGAGGAAAATTGATAACCCATGGTGTTTTACCTGATTGCAAAGAGAATAAGGatcttgaaaagaaaaatgtgtgCTTCAACACTGTATTTAGTGATGGTGTACAGAAGAAAAATGGCCACTTACATACTCATACTCAGCTTTCCCTTCCCATTCTTTGATCTCAAGTGTATGCTCACGAGCCAGGAAATAATAATCCCATGTTACACGATACGGGGTGGCAAAAATATAAAGATCTAGGCATGTCCAACTATGAGCATTGCTAACCTAGATCAACACAGATATTAAGCAATGAATTTCCTTTGAATCCCAAATCCatgtatatatacacacacacacacatattataCAGAGAGGgcgagagagaaaaataaatgatagAACTGTATAGTGCATCATGTCTTGTGCAAAGTAAATAGTGCCATTAAATCCACAAAACTTGATCTCCTCTAATGTAATATGATCTAAGTTTCGACCAAAGCTAATTTTTTAACATTTCAAATGACAATTCATCCAACCAAAATCCACCAGACTACTACTCAAGCACATAATATAAAGTGGATAGTTCCTAATATTTAGGAAATACTCTTATACACACCAACTCCCCAAGGGTTTTTTCATGAGTAAACCTACAAAATATCTCATGAAGACATGAACATGACAAATTTCTATTTACGCCTTATGCCATTCAGTATGGGGATGATTTGTTAAGTCTAGTTTCATGAACCAACCATCCCAAAAGCCTAACCTGTTGGGTGAaaacacatgaatgattttacatTATACTTCTAACACACTCCCTCAAGCAAAAGCTCGCACAAATTCACTTACTTCAAACTCTAGACCACCTAGTCATATAGGCTATAATACTATGTCATGTCAGGCGTATCCAGGATTTTTTTGTTTGGGGGGGCGAAATAAAATACTAGaaatttgtttaccaaaaatttGTCCATCGATCGTCTGATTTTGATCGATGGACAAATCTTTGGGGGGCGGGATTAAAGATAGAACAAATTTCTTCCAAAAATTACATATAGTCGACACAATTTTTGAAATTCTTGGGGGGCGGACGCCCTTGCCAGCTCCCCGCTGGATACGCCCCTGgtcatgtcatgaaccaactatccaaAAGCTTGACTTTTTGGTGAGAACAGAATGATTCCATATTATACATCAAAACTCTAGACAATCTTTGAGGTCCATAACTGAAACAAGCCATGTTTACTTGGTCTTCACAGATTAGTTTACTTAGTAAACAAAAATTCATCACCACAAGACCTACCATAAACTCTGAataaatttgacaaaaaaacaGTGACCCAGATGACCAAAACATGAAATTCATACAGAGGAACAAAAATTAAAGgtgggaaaaaagaaaaaagcaacCTTTATATGAAGGGTACCACCCCCAAATTCAGAGCCGGACTTGTTGTGAAACTCCATCCAAGCTGTGTTCTGGTAAAAGCAAGCACCTTTCCACTCGTCGATTTGATTTGGGGAAGAAGCAGCACCCACATAGAGTGGGAGAATATCCACTGCGCTGTGGAGGGTGTTCATGATGGGCCATGACACCTGCTTCGGCAGCACAGGAAGAAGGTCTTGAGGGTGAAATGGAGATTTCAAGGCCGAGACTTGGAGGCCTGTGAGGGATACGAGGAAGGTGCTGAACCATGCTACCTTGAAGAGTagagatgatgatggtgaagaggaagaagaagaggaagccaTGGCTGGATGGAAGGTCAACAAGGTGAAGTAGCAATGTGAAACTCCTTTCAATGTTTTGTGTATAGAGGAGAGTCACACACCATCTATGGTTTCTTCACCCCACAAAATTCTCagtatattcttttttttttttttctctttttaataaaaaaaatgctcAATGTTTCATTTTATatcaggaaaaaaaatcatggtACTTGgtcttttttaagaaaaaaatcaaaaaccaaaGTATATAAAATTATATGTAATGAATGAAAAATAGAATTTTAGAAATGGAAAGAAAGTATAAAAAGATTAATGGTCGTGTAAGTGCAACATACATCTAATAATTGAATGTTACATATTTAAAAGTATTTATgttcacttttattttaattaaattaaaagcttattttctgatttgtaAACCCATCATTGAATGTGTGtgtaaaaaatgtttacacAAACGATgcattattattaaatttaagtcGAAaaccatatttttattttttaggtgCTTCTtggtatattttattttttattttcagcttatatgttttgtatttatatttctatatatatttatttattttctgtttcaaaatttatataaaaaataaaagagtttaatttctatgcactaacGGTGTAAAATTTTTTTACATCGTTAATCAATCAGAGTTcaagatgtgagaaaatctctctctTTATATATTTGGCAATTTTATTCGGTAAATTTACATAATTAGGATGAAGACAATGAAGACAATCTTTTAAAAAAGTTGCAACAATTTTCAAAGAATTTACACatgtcaaagaaaaaaattataacatgTTTTTGCCACGATATGCCCACGgagatattttttattaaaatagagTTGCTCAAGTAAAAAGTAACTTATATATAATCGATGCATGTCTTAATTAAtcaattgtttgatttttctaTCGATGTCGCACATGCCTCATGGTTTGGAACTTGGGATTCTTTGCACTCTTTGTGatattatgattttttaaatGGTATTGGAAGAAGAACTTGTTAAGAGAAGAAATAAAGGGTGAAGAGGTTTGTTACTTGTTAGAAGCAAATTAAAGATGAGCATAGGATGCAATGAAAGTAATGGAACGAATAAAAATAGATTGCAAGTAAAAGATTAGActatttttaagaaataaataattaaatcattttataatttaatattcTTTTCAAACTCATGAGCAGCATGTTTAAGCCTGTAAAGAGTCTTTTTGTTAGTTTATAAACTTCACATGGGTTATGAGAAACACCTAGTGAATGAATcatacactacaaaaaaaacgaTATTTAGTGGGGTTTTTTAGTGGGAGTTTTGATAACCCCGCAAATGTCGTTAATTTTTAATAGTTAAGGGAGGTTTTAATAACCCCGCAAAACTTTCTTAATTAACTCTCACTCGCTCACACTCACACCaccatttctctctctctctctctctaaccaTTTCACAcacactctctttctctctcccaaATTTTCCTTCTCTTCCCCTCTCTcgttttccttcttctttcatTCTCCAATCTTGCGCGATTCAATCAATGGCGGTTCCTCCATCGGTCGCCGCCACTCTGGCGTCTCTTTACGTCGGCGACCTCCACCCTGACATCTCTGACGCCCAACTCCACGGCGCCTTCGCTGAATTCAAGAACCTCGCCTCCGTCCGCGTTTGCAGAGACTCCTCCACCGGCAGGTTACTCTGTTATGGCTATGTCAATTTCCTTTCTCCTCAAGACGGTAACTAACTCATTATCCTTTCTTCCAGATTCAGTTTTCTTGAACCATGCATCGTTAATTCGTTCTTCTACATGATGAATCATGAATCGTGTTGTTGTTTTGTGCTCAGTTTTCTTTGATTCGTTACTGCATTGCAATGTGTCTTCAATCGTTTTCGTAATTTCTTGCTTGCTGCGATTTAGATG
This is a stretch of genomic DNA from Lotus japonicus ecotype B-129 chromosome 1, LjGifu_v1.2. It encodes these proteins:
- the LOC130733150 gene encoding uncharacterized protein LOC130733150; this encodes MASSSSSSSPSSSLLFKVAWFSTFLVSLTGLQVSALKSPFHPQDLLPVLPKQVSWPIMNTLHSAVDILPLYVGAASSPNQIDEWKGACFYQNTAWMEFHNKSGSEFGGGTLHIKVSNAHSWTCLDLYIFATPYRVTWDYYFLAREHTLEIKEWEGKAEYEYVKHHGLSIFLMKAGMLGTVQALWEVFPLFTNTGWGENSNIAFLEKHMGASFEERPQPWVTNISIDGIQSGDFLAVSKIRGRWGAFETLEKWVSGAYAGHTAVCLRDSDGKLWVGESGHENEKGEDIIDLIPWDEWWDFEVNKDDSDPHIALLPLHPDKRAKFNETAAWEYALSMVGKPYGYHNMIFSWIDTLSGNYPPPLDANVVACVMTIWSQLQPEYAANMWNEALNKRLETKGLDLPEILVEVEKRGSSFDELLTVPEQDDWVYSDGKSTSCIAFILAMYKEAGLFDPIASSVQVTEFTIKDAYVLNFFENNSSRLPKWCNDGDTVKLPYCQIKGKYRMELPGYNTMQPYPHMNERCPSLPTEYSRPRNC